One window from the genome of Thermococcus siculi encodes:
- a CDS encoding glycosyltransferase family 87 protein, with the protein MDGRTKLVAVLGAVTQIILSFLGYHYMDAHVVAVSAFTFARFGVSPYGWCEQAMCSMWYAYPPIPFLLVAPFYKFNLSPLAARFAVKIPALIGSVVLSHAVYRMTGDSRRAVLLTLNPLLLYIGPFRGHFDALAVGLMLESYVELRRGNGLLAGAYAALSTLTKQYAPLILLAVLLTPRTRKSFPKFMAAAIAVGTAISAPFLLENPRGYLEAVLGFHMGRFAMNYGFFGLPLIAGAIRRLFVPIEPPSSVPSEISLLTGIILSLPLFIGALRLYERAWRGELDEENALTGGVVAMLGLSKVVNIQYFALLAVLDVSLLQWVLLTISGMVKGFDLLKSIPPLDQSPVFYWAPEALKLDGTKLDGLSRLAAFLLYIPIALKLKELTERIILGTKRHSGNASRD; encoded by the coding sequence ATGGACGGAAGAACAAAGCTCGTGGCAGTCCTGGGGGCAGTAACCCAGATAATCCTCTCGTTCCTCGGGTACCACTACATGGACGCCCACGTCGTGGCGGTCTCAGCCTTCACCTTCGCCAGGTTTGGGGTTAGTCCGTACGGCTGGTGCGAACAGGCCATGTGCTCCATGTGGTACGCCTACCCACCGATTCCATTTCTCCTCGTTGCTCCGTTTTACAAGTTCAACCTCTCCCCCCTAGCGGCGAGGTTCGCGGTAAAAATTCCCGCCCTCATCGGGAGCGTCGTCCTCTCCCATGCCGTCTACAGGATGACTGGGGATTCACGGAGGGCCGTTCTGCTCACTCTCAACCCCCTGCTCCTATACATCGGGCCGTTCAGGGGCCACTTCGATGCCCTCGCGGTGGGCCTGATGCTCGAATCCTACGTGGAGCTGAGGAGGGGCAACGGGCTGTTGGCTGGGGCCTACGCGGCCCTCTCAACGCTCACGAAACAGTACGCTCCGCTGATACTGCTCGCGGTTCTGCTGACGCCGAGGACGAGGAAGAGTTTTCCAAAGTTCATGGCGGCGGCAATAGCCGTTGGAACCGCGATCTCAGCCCCGTTTCTGCTCGAGAACCCGAGGGGGTACCTCGAGGCAGTCCTCGGTTTTCACATGGGGAGGTTTGCGATGAACTACGGCTTCTTTGGACTGCCCCTCATAGCGGGGGCGATAAGGAGGCTCTTCGTCCCCATAGAACCGCCCTCATCGGTTCCATCGGAAATAAGTCTTCTAACGGGGATAATCCTATCCCTTCCCCTCTTTATCGGAGCCCTTCGGCTCTACGAACGCGCTTGGAGGGGTGAGCTGGACGAGGAAAATGCCCTTACCGGCGGCGTAGTGGCAATGCTGGGACTGAGCAAGGTCGTCAACATCCAGTACTTCGCCCTCCTAGCTGTTCTCGACGTGAGCCTTCTCCAGTGGGTTCTGCTGACCATCTCCGGCATGGTGAAGGGATTCGACCTTTTGAAGTCAATCCCACCCCTCGACCAGTCCCCGGTGTTCTACTGGGCGCCAGAGGCACTCAAACTCGACGGGACAAAGCTCGACGGCCTCAGCAGGCTGGCGGCGTTCCTGCTCTACATCCCCATCGCCCTCAAGCTCAAAGAACTGACGGAGAGGATTATCCTCGGGACTAAACGCCACTCAGGGAACGCCAGTAGGGATTGA
- a CDS encoding NfeD family protein yields MVVLREFLKLLALASDEIVIGLLLLVVLPEFGVDLPLWAVAVIIGLLVLKDLLVAPFVLRGGLSARPKTGPESLIGRISLVAEDLNPEGLVKVDGELWSAECVNGTARKGEKVRIVAVNGAKVLVERPASRGSALSPRDG; encoded by the coding sequence GTGGTTGTCCTGAGGGAGTTCCTCAAGCTACTCGCCCTCGCTTCCGACGAGATTGTGATCGGGCTGCTCCTGCTTGTGGTGCTGCCGGAGTTTGGGGTAGACCTCCCCCTCTGGGCGGTGGCGGTGATCATCGGGCTTCTGGTGCTTAAAGATCTCCTCGTGGCACCCTTCGTTCTTCGCGGCGGCCTCAGCGCCAGGCCAAAGACTGGCCCCGAGAGCCTGATTGGTAGAATCTCCCTCGTGGCTGAGGATCTGAACCCGGAGGGGCTGGTGAAGGTTGACGGCGAGCTGTGGAGCGCCGAGTGCGTAAACGGAACCGCAAGAAAGGGAGAGAAAGTCAGGATCGTGGCGGTGAACGGGGCTAAGGTTCTCGTGGAACGCCCCGCATCGCGAGGGTCTGCGCTATCTCCTCGGGATGGTTAG